In Euphorbia lathyris chromosome 9, ddEupLath1.1, whole genome shotgun sequence, the following are encoded in one genomic region:
- the LOC136207135 gene encoding uncharacterized protein isoform X1: MDFHSLARKDLQSLCKKNKIPANLTNVAMADALQALHKVEGLDELGNAQESPERPTNAEPRTTCRTSTRRKLVKVETESSQPLTHTRRTTRRMIADNESKNVNLPETPAPNNRRRGPAASTRRKIDSQLIECGEDEKREVEEKSDMAKTPAIRSSRNEAPAVSTRRKVETQKDEKSVQRVYGKRQSVRLLEKTMEGLNLKEERKVEAVKIEGLCDETEEIEQAKDYLPDESLEYEYEKYEAVEDSKTNDHEVDQLPEDEGEMKHKVNNEDNKSEVDFDENQNIDQFLGCESERKVELPEDSKADDTEKTDCGAKLETETCASSDTYIQVETSDKAIDIIHESIEDKDVMSFPGSDGEMTDNPEKTLNSDPEMEMKKEWEGSPFVMEAEHTSITHVPGEISIVVNSLTTKKLNEDVSKSFEMNQQHMQKVESNAEEFNSDEMEKEFVMEAEHTSITHVPDEISEVVNSLTAEELNEDVSKSFKMNVVPEEEFAGVETLDKMTTTCLKEMSPCVSSAFAGNTIQGQFPRPTEATVEKMILVDIINEDKEVAECRKDDDKALLNDMSLRQLTKALKEKLQIKNNVSKVGTRIPLQKLPENAAAAEADHNN, translated from the exons ATGGATTTTCACAGCCTTGCTAGGAAAGATCTCCAGTCCCTCTGCAAAAAGAACAAGATCCCAGCCAACTTGACCAATGTCGCCATGGCCGATGCTCTTCAAGCTCTTCACAAG GTTGAAGGACTCGATGAACTTGGAAATGCACAAGAATCCCCAGAGAGACCTACTAATGCGGAGCCTCGAACAACATGCAGAACCTCAACTAGGAGAAAGCTGGTTAAAGTTGAGACGGAAAGTTCACAGCCTTTGACTCATACTCGTAGGACAACAAGAAGAATGATTGCTGACAATGAAAGCAAAAATGTGAACTTACCTGAAACTCCAGCGCCAAATAACAGAAGAAGGGGACCAGCTGCTTCAACTCGCCGAAAAATTGATAGCCAATTGATCGAATGTGGGGAAGATGAGAAGCGAGAAGTTGAAGAGAAGAGTGACATGGCAAAGACTCCTGCAATCCGGAGCTCCAGAAATGAGGCTCCAGCAGTTTCAACTAGGAGGAAAGTTGAGACACAGAAGGATGAAAAATCGGTCCAAAGAGTGTATGGTAAGAGGCAGTCAGTCAGGTTGTTGGAGAAAACCATGGAAGGCTTGAACTTGAAGGAGGAAAGGAAAGTTGAGGCAGTGAAGATTGAGGGATTGTGTGATGAAACTGAGGAAATTGAACAGGCTAAAGATTATCTGCCTG ATGAGTCTCTAGAGTATGAATATGAAAAGTATGAAGCTGTAGAGGATAGCAAAACTAATGATCATGAAGTGGATCAGTTGCCAGAGGATGAAGGTGAAATGAAGCACAAGGTTAATAATGAGGATAACAAAAGTGAAGTTGACTTCGACGAAAACCAAAACATAGATCAGTTTCTTGGGTGTGAAAGTGAAAGAAAAGTAGAACTTCCCGAGGATAGCAAAGCAGATGACACTGAAAAAACTGACTGTGGTGCCAAATTGGAAACTGAGACCTGCGCTAGTTCAGACACATATATTCAAGTTGAAACCTCAGACAAGGCAATTGATATTATTCATGAGAGCATTGAAGATAAAG ATGTGATGTCATTTCCAGGATCAGATGGTGAGATGACTGATAACCCAGAGAAGACCTTGAATTCTGATCCGGAGATGGAAATGAAAAAAGAATGGGAGGGCTCTCCTTTTGTCATGGAAGCAGAACACACATCAATTACGCATGTTCCAGGTGAAATTTCTATTGTGGTGAATTCATTGACTACTAAGAAGCTAAATGAAGATGTGAGCAAAAGCTTTGAGATGAACCAACAGCATATGCAGAAGGTAGAGAGCAATGCAGAAGAGTTTAATAGTGATGAAATGGAAAAAGAATTTGTTATGGAAGCAGAACACACATCAATCACGCATGTTCCAGATGAAATTTCTGAAGTGGTGAATTCATTGACTGCTGAGGAGCTAAATGAAGATgtgagcaaaagcttcaagatgaaTGTAGTTCCAGAAGAAGAGTTTGCTGGCGTTGAAACATTGGACAAGATGACAACAACTTGTTTGAAAGAAATGAGTCCTTGTGTTTCCTCGGCATTTGCAGGCAATACAATTCAGGGACAGTTTCCTCGTCCAACAGAGGCAACAGTGGAGAAGATGATACTGGTAGACATTATTAACGAGGACAAGGAAGTGGCAGAGTGTAGAAAAGATGATGATAAAGCATTATTGAATGATATGAGCCTGCGGCAGCTAACTAAGGCTCTAAAAGAGAAACTGCAGATCAAGAACAATGTTTCAAAG GTGGGAACTAGGATACCTCTGCAGAAGCTGCCAGAAAATGCTGCTGCTGCTGAAGCAGATCACAATAACTGA
- the LOC136207135 gene encoding uncharacterized protein isoform X2: MDFHSLARKDLQSLCKKNKIPANLTNVAMADALQALHKVEGLDELGNAQESPERPTNAEPRTTCRTSTRRKLVKVETESSQPLTHTRRTTRRMIADNESKNVNLPETPAPNNRRRGPAASTRRKIDSQLIECGEDEKREVEEKSDMAKTPAIRSSRNEAPAVSTRRKVETQKDEKSVQRVYGKRQSVRLLEKTMEGLNLKEERKVEAVKIEGLCDETEEIEQAKDYLPDESLEYEYEKYEAVEDSKTNDHEVDQLPEDEGEMKHKVNNEDNKSEVDFDENQNIDQFLGCESERKVELPEDSKADDTEKTDCGAKLETETCASSDTYIQVETSDKAIDIIHESIEDKGSDGEMTDNPEKTLNSDPEMEMKKEWEGSPFVMEAEHTSITHVPGEISIVVNSLTTKKLNEDVSKSFEMNQQHMQKVESNAEEFNSDEMEKEFVMEAEHTSITHVPDEISEVVNSLTAEELNEDVSKSFKMNVVPEEEFAGVETLDKMTTTCLKEMSPCVSSAFAGNTIQGQFPRPTEATVEKMILVDIINEDKEVAECRKDDDKALLNDMSLRQLTKALKEKLQIKNNVSKVGTRIPLQKLPENAAAAEADHNN; the protein is encoded by the exons ATGGATTTTCACAGCCTTGCTAGGAAAGATCTCCAGTCCCTCTGCAAAAAGAACAAGATCCCAGCCAACTTGACCAATGTCGCCATGGCCGATGCTCTTCAAGCTCTTCACAAG GTTGAAGGACTCGATGAACTTGGAAATGCACAAGAATCCCCAGAGAGACCTACTAATGCGGAGCCTCGAACAACATGCAGAACCTCAACTAGGAGAAAGCTGGTTAAAGTTGAGACGGAAAGTTCACAGCCTTTGACTCATACTCGTAGGACAACAAGAAGAATGATTGCTGACAATGAAAGCAAAAATGTGAACTTACCTGAAACTCCAGCGCCAAATAACAGAAGAAGGGGACCAGCTGCTTCAACTCGCCGAAAAATTGATAGCCAATTGATCGAATGTGGGGAAGATGAGAAGCGAGAAGTTGAAGAGAAGAGTGACATGGCAAAGACTCCTGCAATCCGGAGCTCCAGAAATGAGGCTCCAGCAGTTTCAACTAGGAGGAAAGTTGAGACACAGAAGGATGAAAAATCGGTCCAAAGAGTGTATGGTAAGAGGCAGTCAGTCAGGTTGTTGGAGAAAACCATGGAAGGCTTGAACTTGAAGGAGGAAAGGAAAGTTGAGGCAGTGAAGATTGAGGGATTGTGTGATGAAACTGAGGAAATTGAACAGGCTAAAGATTATCTGCCTG ATGAGTCTCTAGAGTATGAATATGAAAAGTATGAAGCTGTAGAGGATAGCAAAACTAATGATCATGAAGTGGATCAGTTGCCAGAGGATGAAGGTGAAATGAAGCACAAGGTTAATAATGAGGATAACAAAAGTGAAGTTGACTTCGACGAAAACCAAAACATAGATCAGTTTCTTGGGTGTGAAAGTGAAAGAAAAGTAGAACTTCCCGAGGATAGCAAAGCAGATGACACTGAAAAAACTGACTGTGGTGCCAAATTGGAAACTGAGACCTGCGCTAGTTCAGACACATATATTCAAGTTGAAACCTCAGACAAGGCAATTGATATTATTCATGAGAGCATTGAAGATAAAG GATCAGATGGTGAGATGACTGATAACCCAGAGAAGACCTTGAATTCTGATCCGGAGATGGAAATGAAAAAAGAATGGGAGGGCTCTCCTTTTGTCATGGAAGCAGAACACACATCAATTACGCATGTTCCAGGTGAAATTTCTATTGTGGTGAATTCATTGACTACTAAGAAGCTAAATGAAGATGTGAGCAAAAGCTTTGAGATGAACCAACAGCATATGCAGAAGGTAGAGAGCAATGCAGAAGAGTTTAATAGTGATGAAATGGAAAAAGAATTTGTTATGGAAGCAGAACACACATCAATCACGCATGTTCCAGATGAAATTTCTGAAGTGGTGAATTCATTGACTGCTGAGGAGCTAAATGAAGATgtgagcaaaagcttcaagatgaaTGTAGTTCCAGAAGAAGAGTTTGCTGGCGTTGAAACATTGGACAAGATGACAACAACTTGTTTGAAAGAAATGAGTCCTTGTGTTTCCTCGGCATTTGCAGGCAATACAATTCAGGGACAGTTTCCTCGTCCAACAGAGGCAACAGTGGAGAAGATGATACTGGTAGACATTATTAACGAGGACAAGGAAGTGGCAGAGTGTAGAAAAGATGATGATAAAGCATTATTGAATGATATGAGCCTGCGGCAGCTAACTAAGGCTCTAAAAGAGAAACTGCAGATCAAGAACAATGTTTCAAAG GTGGGAACTAGGATACCTCTGCAGAAGCTGCCAGAAAATGCTGCTGCTGCTGAAGCAGATCACAATAACTGA